In a single window of the Tellurirhabdus bombi genome:
- a CDS encoding ArsR/SmtB family transcription factor, translating to MSQETIFEDEKKIERAAYVLKAVAHPLRIKIIQMLNENKELNVSTIYKNLNAEQSLISHHLINMRDKGILEIRRSGKNIYYFLVDGAIAEIIECIYRSKVLA from the coding sequence ATGAGTCAAGAGACGATTTTCGAGGACGAGAAAAAGATTGAACGAGCGGCGTATGTGCTGAAAGCAGTTGCGCATCCATTGCGTATCAAGATCATTCAGATGCTGAATGAGAACAAGGAGCTTAACGTTTCTACGATTTACAAAAACCTGAATGCAGAGCAATCCCTTATTTCGCACCACTTGATCAATATGCGGGATAAAGGCATACTAGAGATACGACGTAGCGGAAAAAATATTTACTATTTTCTAGTTGATGGTGCGATTGCAGAGATTATCGAATGCATCTATCGCAGCAAGGTATTAGCTTAG
- a CDS encoding PorP/SprF family type IX secretion system membrane protein: MLKRYVLILLGLLMLGAVQAQDPQFSQFYAAPLYLNPAFAGSALAPRITVNYRNQWPAVTNYVTSMVGIDHYVEKYNSGIGLLLVNDNQGQGRIRSTDIGLQYAYQIQVGEQSFLRLGLQGSYVNRTVNYFGLTFGDQYTDQGYTGSPTQDPVVTNGLPKLQYVDFSTGGLLFSDWYWVGFAAHHINRPSQSFTASDNTRLPLKGSFHAGLRIPILGFTGLGDEWEKEKSFSPAINYRFQGKYDQLDLGAYLTYSPMVLGVWYRGIPVKKYAQNINNHDALAALIGFRQDNFSIGYSYDATISSLGIGSGGSHEISLSYTFDNWPPRQKNRSPRNKKQLSCPKF; the protein is encoded by the coding sequence ATGCTAAAACGTTACGTTTTAATTCTGTTAGGGTTGCTAATGCTGGGGGCAGTACAAGCACAAGATCCACAATTTTCTCAATTTTATGCAGCTCCTCTTTATCTAAATCCAGCCTTTGCCGGATCAGCACTGGCACCCCGCATTACCGTTAATTATCGCAACCAATGGCCTGCTGTTACCAACTATGTAACTTCTATGGTGGGCATTGATCATTACGTCGAAAAATACAACAGTGGAATTGGACTTTTACTGGTTAATGACAACCAGGGACAAGGTCGGATTCGCTCTACAGATATTGGCTTACAGTATGCTTACCAGATTCAGGTTGGTGAGCAATCGTTTTTGCGGTTGGGCTTGCAAGGATCTTACGTCAATCGTACTGTAAATTATTTTGGGTTAACATTTGGCGATCAATACACGGATCAGGGGTACACAGGCTCTCCTACGCAAGATCCAGTCGTTACTAACGGATTACCTAAACTTCAGTACGTTGATTTTTCGACGGGTGGTTTGCTCTTTTCCGACTGGTATTGGGTCGGGTTTGCCGCGCACCACATTAACCGGCCAAGCCAGTCGTTTACAGCAAGTGACAATACACGCCTACCCCTCAAAGGAAGCTTTCACGCTGGCTTACGCATCCCTATCCTTGGATTTACGGGCTTAGGCGACGAATGGGAAAAAGAGAAATCTTTCTCACCCGCCATTAATTACCGCTTCCAGGGCAAATACGACCAACTTGATTTAGGTGCTTATCTAACTTACTCACCAATGGTTCTGGGCGTTTGGTATCGCGGCATTCCCGTCAAAAAATACGCGCAAAACATCAATAACCACGATGCCCTGGCCGCATTAATTGGTTTTCGGCAAGATAATTTCTCTATTGGCTATAGTTACGATGCTACTATTTCTTCTTTAGGGATAGGCAGTGGTGGTTCGCACGAAATTTCACTTTCATACACGTTCGATAACTGGCCACCACGCCAGAAAAACCGTTCTCCACGAAACAAAAAACAGCTTTCCTGCCCGAAATTCTGA
- the ruvB gene encoding Holliday junction branch migration DNA helicase RuvB, with protein sequence MRKDYLSGTSDSMTPTEKEIERALRPLSFEDFTGQAKVLENLKIFVQATTLRGEALDHVLLHGPPGLGKTTLSHIIANELNASIKMTSGPVLDKPSDLAGLLTNLGENDVLFIDEIHRLNPVVEEYLYSAMEDYKIDIMLDSGPNARTVQIKLNPFTLIGATTRAGLLTSPLRARFGINARLEYYDAALLTSIVKRSAAILGTPIHEDGAFEIARRSRGTPRIANNLLRRTRDFAQVKGSGIITVEIAEMALKALDVDQNGLDDMDNRILMTIVDKFKGGPVGISTIATACGDEAETIEEVYEPFLIQEGYLKRTSRGREATEKAYRHLGIVPAYRDGELFS encoded by the coding sequence ATGCGCAAAGATTATCTGAGTGGTACATCGGACAGCATGACGCCAACCGAAAAAGAAATTGAACGGGCGCTAAGACCGCTGTCGTTCGAAGATTTTACGGGACAGGCAAAAGTGCTTGAGAACCTGAAAATTTTCGTTCAGGCAACCACGTTGCGGGGCGAAGCTCTTGACCACGTGCTGTTGCACGGCCCTCCGGGTCTTGGTAAGACGACCTTGTCTCATATTATTGCCAATGAGCTGAATGCAAGCATCAAAATGACCTCTGGGCCGGTGTTGGACAAGCCAAGCGATTTAGCGGGCTTGTTGACTAACCTGGGCGAAAATGATGTGTTGTTCATCGACGAAATCCACCGCCTTAACCCCGTCGTGGAAGAGTACCTGTACTCGGCCATGGAAGATTATAAAATCGACATTATGCTCGATTCGGGACCTAACGCCCGGACGGTACAGATTAAGCTGAATCCATTTACTTTGATTGGCGCCACAACGCGGGCAGGCTTGTTAACTTCGCCGCTACGGGCCCGTTTCGGGATTAACGCTCGTCTGGAGTATTATGACGCCGCCTTATTAACCTCCATTGTAAAACGGTCCGCTGCCATTCTGGGAACGCCCATTCATGAAGATGGTGCTTTTGAAATTGCGCGCCGGAGTCGCGGAACACCGCGAATTGCCAATAACCTGCTGCGCCGGACGCGTGACTTTGCGCAGGTGAAAGGAAGCGGGATCATTACGGTAGAAATTGCCGAAATGGCGTTGAAGGCCCTTGATGTCGATCAAAATGGCCTGGACGACATGGACAACCGCATTTTGATGACCATTGTCGATAAATTCAAAGGTGGACCCGTCGGAATTTCAACGATTGCGACGGCCTGTGGAGACGAAGCAGAGACGATTGAAGAAGTTTATGAGCCATTCCTGATTCAGGAGGGGTACTTAAAACGGACTTCCCGAGGCCGGGAGGCTACCGAAAAAGCATACCGGCATTTAGGCATTGTGCCCGCGTATCGGGACGGTGAATTGTTTTCGTAA
- the dxs gene encoding 1-deoxy-D-xylulose-5-phosphate synthase — translation MLITPGKLLATIDSPDDLRKLDRTNLPQVCTELRQYIVDNVSVYGGHFGASLGVVELSVALHYVFNTPDDQLIWDVGHQAYGHKILTGRRDNFYTNRFYKGLSGFPKRKESPYDSFGVGHSSTSISAALGMAVASQLQKEEKRHHIAVIGDGSMTAGLAFEAMNHAGTTDADLLIILNDNCMAIDPNVGALKEYLTDITTSPTYNKVKDEVWNLLGKMSSFGKSAQEIVSKIESGLKASLLKQSNLFESLHLRYFGPIDGHDIDHLVSVLNDLKDIPGPKLLHCLTVKGKGYGPAEKDQTKWHAPGLFDKVTGEIKKKIYDSPQPPKYQDVFGNTLVELAEKNEKIVGVTPAMPSGSSMNIMMKAMPERAFDVGIAEQHAVTFSAGLATQGQTVFCNIYSTFMQRAYDQVIHDVCIQELPVVFCLDRAGFAGADGPTHHGAYDIAFMRCIPNMIVASPMNEQELRNLMYTAQSDQIQKGKQAFTIRYPRGEGVMPAWRTPLENVEIGKGRKIRDGKEVAILTIGHIGNYAVTACELLEKEGLFPAHYDMRFVKPLDEAMLHEIFQRYDKVVTVEDGCIMGGFGSAILEFMSNHGYLARIKRLGIPDAVIEHGEQIELQRECGFDPEGIARTVKQMIYQEANSVVI, via the coding sequence ATGTTGATCACACCTGGCAAACTACTCGCCACGATTGACTCACCGGACGACCTACGCAAATTAGATCGCACCAACCTACCGCAAGTTTGTACAGAACTACGTCAATATATTGTTGATAACGTATCAGTCTATGGTGGCCACTTTGGGGCTAGTTTAGGCGTTGTTGAGCTTTCAGTTGCCCTTCATTATGTCTTTAATACGCCCGATGATCAGTTGATTTGGGACGTTGGCCACCAAGCTTACGGCCATAAAATCCTGACCGGACGGCGTGATAATTTCTACACCAATCGTTTTTACAAGGGCCTCTCTGGTTTTCCGAAGCGGAAAGAAAGTCCCTATGATTCGTTTGGGGTAGGACACTCGTCAACATCCATTTCGGCAGCTTTGGGCATGGCAGTAGCTTCCCAACTGCAAAAAGAAGAAAAGCGGCACCACATCGCCGTGATTGGTGATGGTTCGATGACTGCCGGTTTGGCCTTCGAAGCCATGAATCACGCGGGAACGACCGACGCTGACCTGCTGATTATCTTGAACGATAACTGCATGGCCATTGACCCGAATGTGGGTGCGTTGAAAGAATACCTGACGGATATAACGACTTCGCCAACCTACAACAAGGTGAAAGACGAAGTGTGGAATCTGTTAGGAAAGATGAGTTCCTTTGGTAAATCAGCGCAGGAAATTGTCTCGAAAATAGAATCTGGGCTTAAAGCTTCATTATTGAAGCAAAGCAATCTTTTTGAATCACTGCACCTGCGGTATTTTGGCCCAATTGATGGCCATGATATCGATCATCTGGTGAGCGTTCTAAACGACCTGAAAGATATCCCTGGCCCGAAACTGTTGCACTGCCTGACCGTAAAAGGGAAAGGATACGGCCCCGCAGAAAAGGACCAGACCAAATGGCACGCTCCGGGCCTGTTTGACAAAGTAACGGGCGAAATCAAGAAGAAAATTTACGATAGCCCCCAACCGCCTAAATACCAGGATGTGTTCGGAAATACGCTGGTTGAACTGGCGGAGAAAAACGAAAAAATTGTTGGGGTTACGCCAGCCATGCCATCGGGATCATCCATGAATATCATGATGAAAGCGATGCCAGAGCGGGCATTTGATGTTGGTATTGCTGAACAACATGCCGTAACGTTCTCGGCGGGTCTGGCTACTCAAGGTCAAACGGTATTCTGCAATATCTATTCAACCTTTATGCAACGGGCTTACGATCAGGTAATCCATGACGTTTGTATTCAGGAATTGCCCGTCGTTTTCTGCCTCGATCGGGCAGGCTTTGCCGGGGCGGACGGACCAACGCATCACGGGGCTTACGACATCGCTTTTATGCGCTGTATCCCCAATATGATTGTTGCGTCGCCAATGAATGAGCAGGAATTGCGAAACTTGATGTATACGGCACAGTCTGATCAGATACAAAAAGGAAAGCAGGCTTTTACGATTCGGTACCCGCGTGGAGAAGGCGTTATGCCCGCCTGGCGGACTCCTTTAGAAAACGTAGAAATCGGTAAAGGACGGAAAATACGCGATGGCAAAGAAGTTGCTATTTTAACCATTGGGCATATCGGTAACTATGCCGTTACTGCTTGTGAACTGCTTGAAAAGGAAGGACTCTTTCCAGCTCATTACGACATGCGGTTTGTTAAACCACTGGATGAAGCCATGTTGCACGAAATTTTCCAGCGCTATGACAAAGTCGTGACGGTAGAAGACGGGTGCATAATGGGTGGTTTTGGCAGCGCTATTCTGGAGTTCATGTCTAACCACGGCTATTTAGCGCGTATTAAACGGTTAGGAATACCCGATGCCGTTATCGAGCACGGCGAGCAGATTGAGCTTCAAAGAGAGTGCGGGTTCGATCCTGAAGGCATCGCAAGAACAGTAAAGCAAATGATCTATCAGGAAGCCAATTCCGTTGTTATATAA
- a CDS encoding PKD domain-containing protein, with the protein MKQIRWLIVLCLGLVFNLAQAQVPTQSGIVVSGRLCAPDPTCKTDSTAFSDTLKTATAWSWDFGDASSGEANTSTKANPKHLYLQPGQYTVTLTRTVNGVQEAPVTKIISIDVPPPPFPQWRTDTMICQGQTIELDPYPGGQGAPAGAKYLWYPKGDTTRALSIDSSGCYSVQVIMPNGCTYEDRINVKVCGERPQQQGAKWFFGGNAGLDFSGGGSPKPIDDSSINTAEGTSSISNSKGQLLFYTDGVTIYDKDGGVMKPVNPADTAKLGGNANSTQSALIVPQPTCRGCEYLYHVYTTSEINGSKVLTYTVVDMRLNQGKGGIVNKNIPLAGSAESTERLASVRNDRDTTYWVISRDFGNNTFNVYHMTPAGLSDPVKYQLGETQDTPTQGEGYLKIGPADTSGTGDRPMAMIVPGPPRNYVELYTFNDSTGVLTAGPRVDLGPAPPTAYGVEFSPNGQKMYVSFQGNDSTAAQIVIYDISSDDATVIADTRSVLDSTSNRQYGALQIGSDGRIYVAVEGSKALGVIENPNDDLLAGATFDPNGADLGGKTSQLGLPSFVANFNEPSNSPAFSYADTCAGEPTNFQTSPNCDPLKDRYTWTYGDGSPPFSTTATTAHHTYQNPGAYQASLHIVTLRSDGSVCKDTTITQTINIVRKPDEIDLGPDIDSCRNSVTLDAKIEADNYIWIRNGRILRFETGRRLTLRFPTGALTSTNNPSGTYIVIAHNGGCFQVDTINVTLRQPPRFSLGPDTTYCEGSSVQLVAPGASWSEYKWSTGAGSREITVSQPGVYSVVVRNPQGCENADTIRVTSNPRPIVTATLTAPSGCTIADGSIRLNVSRAQARRFDWTREDGSSVGDTTALLQNVPDGLYKVRITSTNACVTDTSFRLTSANSIDVSLEGLTAKCSVPLSGGVRVTINRGRPTQFVWRDRNGNEVGTSSALSQVNAGLYFYEARDNGGCVFRDSVLVPVDTTGFVNLGPDRGKCEGDTIRLQSLVPVTQGDTYQWSNGQNSSSITVNSNGTYRLTVRNDLTGCRGSDEIEVSFNPKPTVEAGPPLIICTNQQPVRIADATPVNGAWSGRGVNAIGVFTPADSLIGTNPNAPLVLTYTVTVRGCANTDTKAVFLQRPPVVELGPDTTLCPTPSFRLQASSSSAATFQWSTGETTASIRPTTSGTYSVTAIVGACQARDDLRITFRPLPTYELTKEVPLCVGDRGTAIVRVNSRSPLTYLWPHSQETTPTVTVDRIGTYVVQITNEAGCTAEDTALVVDKCEPRVQIPDAFTPNADGANDFLDIFTAYTTDFELKIFNRWGEVIFMSQQPELKWDGTYKGTPYPAMVYPYTITYKSQYYPERPKMTKRGSILLIR; encoded by the coding sequence GTGAAGCAAATCAGGTGGCTCATTGTTCTTTGCCTGGGGTTGGTGTTCAACCTCGCGCAGGCTCAGGTGCCAACGCAGTCGGGTATCGTGGTATCCGGGCGGCTGTGTGCTCCTGATCCAACTTGTAAAACTGATTCAACGGCCTTTTCGGACACGTTGAAGACGGCTACTGCCTGGTCCTGGGACTTTGGCGACGCGTCCAGCGGGGAGGCCAATACATCCACCAAGGCAAATCCAAAACACCTGTACTTACAGCCGGGACAGTATACGGTGACGCTGACGCGGACGGTAAATGGCGTACAGGAAGCGCCCGTAACGAAAATCATTTCTATCGACGTGCCGCCACCACCTTTTCCGCAGTGGCGCACCGATACCATGATTTGCCAGGGGCAAACAATCGAATTAGATCCTTATCCGGGGGGGCAGGGCGCTCCTGCTGGTGCCAAATACTTGTGGTATCCCAAAGGCGATACGACACGGGCGCTCTCCATCGATAGCTCGGGATGTTACTCGGTTCAGGTCATTATGCCGAATGGCTGTACGTATGAAGACCGGATTAACGTAAAAGTCTGTGGCGAGCGTCCGCAGCAGCAAGGCGCAAAATGGTTTTTTGGTGGCAATGCCGGCTTGGACTTTTCCGGTGGTGGCAGTCCAAAACCTATTGACGATTCCAGCATTAACACCGCAGAAGGAACTTCTTCCATTTCAAACAGTAAAGGCCAGCTCCTTTTTTATACGGATGGGGTAACAATCTACGACAAAGATGGGGGAGTGATGAAGCCCGTCAATCCGGCGGATACGGCTAAATTGGGCGGAAATGCTAACTCAACCCAATCAGCGTTGATTGTTCCGCAGCCGACCTGCCGCGGTTGCGAATACCTGTATCACGTTTATACCACGTCCGAAATCAACGGTTCAAAAGTACTGACATACACCGTTGTAGATATGCGCCTGAATCAGGGCAAGGGCGGTATTGTTAACAAGAACATTCCCTTAGCAGGCTCAGCAGAAAGCACAGAACGCCTGGCTTCGGTTCGTAATGACCGGGATACAACCTATTGGGTCATCTCACGCGATTTCGGTAACAACACGTTTAACGTCTACCACATGACGCCTGCTGGCCTCTCAGATCCGGTGAAGTACCAACTCGGAGAGACGCAGGACACACCCACGCAGGGAGAAGGTTACCTGAAAATTGGACCGGCTGATACAAGTGGAACCGGCGACCGCCCAATGGCGATGATTGTTCCGGGGCCACCGCGCAACTACGTGGAGCTTTATACCTTTAATGACTCAACAGGGGTTTTAACTGCCGGGCCAAGGGTTGATTTGGGACCGGCACCGCCCACGGCCTACGGGGTCGAGTTTTCTCCGAATGGGCAGAAAATGTACGTGAGTTTTCAGGGAAATGATTCGACGGCGGCACAAATCGTTATTTATGACATTAGCTCCGACGATGCAACCGTCATTGCGGATACCCGATCTGTGCTCGACAGTACGTCAAATCGACAATACGGAGCCTTACAAATTGGTTCGGATGGTCGCATTTATGTGGCCGTAGAAGGAAGCAAGGCATTAGGAGTAATCGAAAATCCAAATGATGATTTGCTGGCGGGGGCTACCTTTGATCCCAATGGTGCTGATTTAGGAGGTAAAACCAGCCAGTTGGGATTACCCAGTTTTGTAGCCAACTTCAACGAGCCGTCCAATAGTCCGGCGTTTTCCTACGCGGATACCTGCGCCGGGGAGCCGACGAATTTTCAGACATCTCCCAATTGCGATCCGTTGAAAGACCGGTATACCTGGACGTATGGCGATGGGTCGCCACCTTTCTCGACAACGGCTACAACGGCGCACCATACTTACCAGAACCCAGGCGCCTATCAGGCAAGCTTGCACATCGTTACTCTGCGTTCCGACGGCAGCGTTTGTAAAGACACAACCATCACGCAGACAATTAATATTGTGAGAAAACCAGATGAGATAGATCTGGGGCCAGACATCGATAGTTGTAGAAATAGCGTGACGCTGGATGCCAAGATTGAAGCAGATAATTACATCTGGATCAGGAATGGACGAATACTTAGGTTTGAAACCGGGCGAAGGTTAACGCTCCGTTTTCCCACCGGAGCGCTGACTTCAACCAATAATCCATCGGGAACGTACATCGTCATCGCGCACAATGGAGGCTGTTTCCAGGTAGATACCATCAATGTTACCTTGCGTCAACCACCTAGATTCTCCTTAGGGCCAGATACGACCTATTGCGAAGGTAGCTCTGTGCAGCTGGTTGCGCCAGGCGCTTCTTGGAGTGAGTATAAATGGAGCACCGGAGCGGGAAGCCGGGAAATTACGGTTAGCCAGCCGGGTGTTTATTCGGTAGTGGTTCGCAATCCGCAGGGATGTGAAAATGCCGATACCATTCGGGTAACGTCTAATCCTCGACCAATCGTAACCGCTACTTTAACGGCACCGTCTGGCTGTACCATTGCTGATGGCAGTATTCGACTAAACGTAAGCCGGGCTCAGGCCCGCCGCTTTGACTGGACGCGGGAGGATGGTTCGTCGGTGGGCGATACAACCGCCTTACTACAGAATGTACCTGATGGCCTTTATAAAGTGCGTATAACCAGCACGAATGCCTGTGTAACGGACACTTCGTTCCGGTTGACATCAGCCAACAGCATTGACGTCAGTCTGGAAGGGCTTACGGCCAAGTGTAGTGTGCCGTTGAGTGGTGGCGTGCGTGTCACGATAAATCGAGGGCGGCCTACCCAGTTTGTCTGGAGAGATCGAAACGGCAATGAAGTAGGAACGAGCTCGGCGCTGAGCCAGGTGAATGCTGGATTGTATTTCTACGAGGCGCGGGACAATGGCGGTTGCGTATTCCGCGATAGCGTGCTGGTGCCTGTCGATACAACTGGCTTCGTAAATCTAGGCCCAGACCGGGGCAAATGCGAGGGAGATACCATTCGTCTACAATCTCTGGTTCCCGTTACCCAAGGAGATACCTACCAATGGAGCAATGGGCAAAATAGTAGTTCAATCACAGTCAATTCCAACGGAACTTACCGGCTAACGGTTCGTAACGATTTAACCGGCTGCCGGGGCTCCGACGAAATAGAAGTTTCGTTCAATCCGAAACCAACTGTTGAGGCGGGCCCGCCGTTGATTATCTGTACCAATCAGCAACCCGTTCGGATTGCAGACGCCACTCCTGTTAACGGAGCCTGGAGCGGTCGAGGTGTTAATGCCATTGGGGTATTCACTCCGGCAGATAGTTTGATTGGCACAAACCCCAACGCACCTCTCGTACTGACTTACACGGTTACGGTAAGAGGATGCGCGAACACGGATACAAAAGCTGTTTTCCTGCAACGTCCGCCGGTTGTCGAGTTAGGTCCAGACACAACCTTGTGTCCAACACCGTCTTTCCGCCTACAGGCTTCGTCTTCATCAGCGGCCACGTTTCAATGGTCAACTGGAGAGACAACAGCCAGTATCCGGCCTACAACTTCAGGAACCTACAGTGTAACGGCTATCGTCGGCGCGTGTCAGGCCAGGGATGATCTGCGGATTACGTTCAGACCTCTGCCAACTTATGAACTGACAAAAGAGGTACCGCTTTGCGTAGGGGATCGTGGGACTGCCATAGTTCGCGTGAACAGCCGCAGTCCGTTGACGTATTTGTGGCCACATTCGCAGGAAACAACGCCTACAGTAACCGTTGATCGGATTGGTACTTACGTGGTGCAGATCACCAATGAGGCTGGCTGTACGGCGGAAGACACCGCGCTGGTGGTGGATAAGTGTGAGCCCCGCGTTCAGATTCCGGATGCCTTCACGCCGAACGCCGACGGAGCCAATGATTTTCTGGATATTTTCACGGCTTACACCACGGATTTTGAGCTAAAGATTTTCAACCGCTGGGGAGAAGTAATCTTTATGTCGCAGCAACCGGAGCTGAAATGGGATGGCACCTACAAAGGGACTCCTTACCCGGCGATGGTCTATCCGTACACGATTACCTATAAAAGTCAGTATTATCCAGAGCGTCCAAAAATGACCAAAAGAGGCTCGATTTTGCTCATTCGCTGA
- a CDS encoding aspartate kinase yields the protein MQVFKFGGASVKDASGVRNITQIILQEATKQLVVVISAMGKVTDALEELTWSYLKQQADVSKKWQAIRAYHEQIMRDLVGEASYKTHFASVFESFAAVEAFLANGPDSNANQVYDQIVSYGELISTQLVSAYLNYQGSDAIWVDARRLIRTDDAYREAGVRWETTCENITNTLLDLLSTNVIITQGFIGATSHGFTTTLGRDGSDYSAAIFAYCINAKRVTIWKDVPGVLNADPRWFDETVRIDKMTYLDAIELAYYGANVIHPKTIKPLQNKNIQLYVRSFINPQEPGTAIGPFTQHLQVPSFIFKINQILISLHPKDFSFIAEENLSRIFGVFAETGVAINLMQNSAISFSIVTNNEPEKINRLLTRLSEDFQLTYNDNLELITIRYYDQNTIDRVLINKRLLLEQKSRYTVQLVVKEN from the coding sequence ATGCAAGTATTTAAATTTGGGGGCGCCTCCGTAAAAGACGCTTCGGGCGTACGCAACATCACTCAAATCATTCTACAGGAAGCCACAAAGCAATTAGTCGTCGTTATCTCAGCAATGGGAAAAGTTACGGATGCACTGGAAGAGTTAACCTGGAGTTATCTAAAACAACAAGCGGACGTTTCGAAGAAATGGCAAGCTATCCGTGCCTACCACGAGCAAATTATGCGGGATTTGGTCGGAGAAGCTAGTTACAAGACGCATTTTGCGTCCGTATTCGAGTCGTTTGCAGCGGTGGAAGCCTTTTTGGCTAATGGGCCTGACAGCAATGCAAATCAGGTTTATGACCAGATCGTTTCGTATGGTGAGCTTATTTCGACCCAACTTGTAAGTGCTTATCTGAATTATCAGGGTTCAGATGCCATTTGGGTGGATGCCCGGCGATTGATTCGAACGGACGATGCTTATCGGGAAGCAGGCGTACGATGGGAAACGACCTGCGAAAACATTACGAATACACTGCTGGATTTGCTATCGACAAATGTCATCATTACGCAAGGCTTTATTGGTGCTACTTCGCACGGCTTTACCACAACTCTGGGCCGGGATGGTTCGGATTATTCGGCGGCTATCTTTGCCTACTGCATAAATGCAAAGCGCGTGACCATCTGGAAAGATGTGCCTGGCGTATTGAATGCCGACCCCAGATGGTTTGACGAAACAGTCAGGATTGACAAAATGACTTATCTGGACGCTATTGAGTTAGCTTACTATGGGGCGAATGTTATCCATCCGAAGACAATCAAACCGCTACAGAACAAAAATATCCAGCTCTATGTCCGCTCCTTTATAAATCCCCAGGAACCAGGCACGGCCATTGGTCCGTTTACGCAGCATTTGCAGGTTCCATCTTTCATCTTCAAAATCAATCAGATCCTTATTTCTCTACACCCAAAGGATTTTTCTTTTATTGCCGAAGAGAATTTAAGCCGCATTTTTGGCGTCTTTGCCGAAACGGGAGTGGCCATCAATCTGATGCAAAACTCAGCGATTAGCTTTTCAATCGTGACGAACAATGAACCCGAAAAAATCAATCGTTTATTGACACGGTTGAGCGAAGATTTTCAACTTACTTACAACGACAACCTGGAGCTAATCACCATACGTTATTACGACCAGAACACAATTGATCGGGTTTTGATAAACAAACGGTTGTTACTGGAACAGAAAAGCCGCTATACAGTTCAGTTAGTAGTGAAAGAGAATTAA
- a CDS encoding rhomboid family intramembrane serine protease, whose translation MSGLFDDFRSEFNKPNNTLVQLILINTVIFLLLLILKVVFVFGSNSGVYGVIVDQFQLPASIHVFLTKPWTLITYFFTHEEVFHILFNMLFLYWFGRLVDEYLGSRRLVALYMLGGLAGAVAYMAIYNLLPYFQKDLADSRMLGASAAAFSVAVGASTLLPNYTFHLLFFGPVRIKYIAFFYIVLSLAQSIGPNAGGNLAHLGGALIGFVFIKLLQNGTDIGQPFYWVIEGWQNLFRKKPPVKVSYRQRSSASAHATTYSSSAASSSVAMPDQDEIDAILDKISRSGYESLTREEKQKLFRASQKN comes from the coding sequence ATGAGTGGCCTGTTCGATGACTTCCGAAGCGAATTCAATAAGCCCAACAATACGTTGGTGCAGTTGATTTTGATCAACACCGTTATTTTTTTACTGCTACTAATTTTAAAAGTAGTTTTTGTCTTTGGGTCTAATTCTGGGGTATACGGAGTAATTGTAGACCAATTTCAACTGCCCGCCTCGATCCACGTGTTTTTAACCAAGCCCTGGACGCTAATCACGTACTTTTTTACCCATGAGGAAGTCTTCCACATCCTTTTCAACATGCTGTTCCTCTATTGGTTTGGTCGGTTGGTTGATGAGTATCTTGGAAGCCGTCGGTTAGTGGCTTTATACATGCTAGGTGGATTAGCGGGTGCAGTGGCTTACATGGCCATTTACAACCTGCTGCCTTATTTCCAGAAAGACCTTGCCGATTCGCGGATGCTGGGTGCTTCGGCAGCGGCCTTTTCGGTTGCGGTTGGTGCTTCTACGCTATTGCCGAATTACACCTTTCATTTGCTATTCTTTGGCCCCGTCCGGATTAAGTACATTGCCTTTTTCTACATTGTCTTGTCGCTGGCACAATCAATAGGGCCAAATGCGGGAGGGAATCTAGCGCATTTGGGCGGCGCCCTGATTGGGTTTGTTTTTATTAAACTACTGCAAAACGGCACGGATATCGGTCAGCCTTTTTACTGGGTTATTGAAGGGTGGCAGAACCTTTTTCGCAAGAAACCACCGGTCAAGGTATCGTATCGCCAGCGAAGTAGCGCCAGTGCTCACGCAACAACGTATTCAAGCTCGGCAGCATCCTCTTCAGTAGCAATGCCTGATCAGGATGAAATTGATGCGATTCTGGATAAGATTTCTCGTTCTGGGTACGAAAGCCTAACGCGGGAAGAAAAACAGAAATTATTCCGGGCTAGTCAGAAAAATTGA